A stretch of Desulfotalea psychrophila LSv54 DNA encodes these proteins:
- the rarD gene encoding EamA family transporter RarD, with product MQRYFGVLAATAAFTMWGSLPVFWKQIAMVPSLEVLCHRTVWSLVLTLFIVLAFGRRRKVVAAMTRENVKILTISALLVAANWLLSIWAINSGYIVATSLGYFISPLINVALAYLFFAERLRRAQSLALLLALSAVVYLAVYYGEFPWIALGLAVSFAIYGAMHKRITVSALDALFIETLILALPAAGYLVWLQYRGIGSFFAHGTEVSFFLMGGGVVTTIPLLCFGYAAQHLRLGTLGIFQYLTPSLSLVIGVFLYSEAFPSERMVGFSLIWLALLLYMGEGFFQRYGHARAILDR from the coding sequence ATGCAAAGATATTTTGGCGTATTGGCGGCAACAGCCGCCTTTACTATGTGGGGAAGTTTACCTGTTTTTTGGAAGCAGATTGCCATGGTGCCCTCTCTGGAGGTGCTCTGTCACAGGACAGTTTGGTCTCTTGTCCTAACCTTGTTTATTGTCCTGGCCTTTGGCAGGAGACGAAAGGTGGTGGCGGCCATGACGAGGGAAAATGTCAAGATTTTAACCATCAGCGCTCTTTTGGTGGCCGCCAACTGGTTGCTCTCTATCTGGGCGATTAATTCCGGTTATATCGTCGCCACAAGTCTGGGCTATTTTATCAGCCCTCTGATTAACGTTGCCCTGGCCTATCTCTTTTTTGCTGAGAGATTGCGGCGAGCTCAGAGTCTGGCCCTTTTGCTGGCCCTCTCTGCGGTGGTGTATCTTGCCGTATATTACGGAGAATTTCCCTGGATAGCCCTGGGACTTGCTGTCAGCTTTGCCATCTATGGGGCGATGCATAAAAGGATTACCGTATCGGCACTTGACGCTCTCTTTATAGAGACCTTGATACTCGCCCTGCCTGCTGCAGGCTATCTCGTCTGGCTGCAATATAGGGGGATTGGTTCATTCTTTGCTCACGGTACTGAGGTCAGCTTTTTTCTGATGGGTGGCGGAGTGGTGACCACTATTCCTCTGCTCTGTTTTGGCTATGCCGCTCAACATTTACGTCTGGGTACCCTGGGTATTTTTCAATATCTTACTCCAAGTCTCAGCCTTGTTATTGGTGTGTTCCTCTACAGTGAGGCCTTTCCGTCGGAGAGGATGGTGGGCTTTTCTCTTATCTGGTTGGCACTTTTGCTCTATATGGGAGAAGGCTTTTTCCAACGATATGGGCATGCCCGGGCCATCTTAGACAGATAG
- a CDS encoding DUF6790 family protein — protein sequence MAFVRHVFLYKSDAKRLDWEVEKPDWMFEVGFSNLAFGFMVFLVVLLQWGMEAQALVVLGYALYLFQAALLHGYRYFTDEVKSPVRLWRSSIATLLYAGLMAFFAIYALLA from the coding sequence TTGGCCTTTGTTCGTCATGTCTTTCTCTATAAATCCGATGCGAAGAGGCTTGATTGGGAGGTGGAGAAGCCCGATTGGATGTTTGAGGTGGGGTTCTCAAATCTTGCCTTTGGTTTCATGGTCTTTTTGGTGGTGCTGCTGCAGTGGGGGATGGAGGCACAGGCCCTGGTGGTTTTAGGCTATGCCCTTTATCTGTTTCAGGCGGCCCTTCTCCATGGTTATCGGTATTTTACCGATGAGGTGAAATCACCAGTCAGGTTATGGCGTAGTTCTATTGCCACCTTGCTCTATGCGGGGCTCATGGCCTTTTTTGCCATCTATGCCCTTTTAGCCTAG
- a CDS encoding ABC transporter ATP-binding protein — translation MTALLEVQNLHVDLGEFSLRGADLAVEEGAYCCLIGDSGSGKSVLLETVVGGFHPQRGKVMLRGQDVTNWPPERRNLGIVYQDFMLFPHLNVFENIVFGLRRRKFSRSGMEEEVRTIAARVGIENLLYRDIKTLSGGEQQRTSLARALIVRPQVLLLDEAFSALDVASRERMRYLLRELVKDLHVTVLNVTHDMEDVWTLADQVAVLHDGQILQTGKPEDVFSCPQPGFVAEFLGARNILQGTVLTCDKSGLTHISVGQNGLYSTDPASIDDRVQLSVRPEELAVARKQLPITLRNQIPVRIESLERRGPLVLIIGKAAGFSLEAAVTVAGAQEQNLNIGDNVVFAFSANSLRIISRETKHI, via the coding sequence ATGACTGCACTGCTAGAAGTTCAAAACCTTCATGTTGATTTGGGCGAATTCAGCCTCCGGGGTGCGGACTTGGCCGTGGAGGAAGGTGCTTATTGCTGCCTGATCGGTGACTCAGGGTCCGGCAAAAGTGTGCTGCTTGAAACGGTAGTTGGCGGTTTTCACCCTCAACGTGGAAAGGTTATGCTACGTGGTCAGGATGTGACTAACTGGCCCCCTGAACGGCGCAATCTAGGCATCGTATATCAGGATTTCATGCTTTTTCCCCACTTGAATGTGTTCGAAAACATTGTTTTCGGATTGCGTCGCCGAAAATTCTCTCGTTCTGGGATGGAAGAAGAGGTCCGTACCATTGCGGCCCGAGTCGGTATCGAAAATCTGTTGTATCGCGATATTAAAACCCTGTCCGGCGGAGAACAACAGCGTACCTCCTTGGCTAGGGCACTTATTGTTCGCCCGCAAGTACTGTTGCTCGACGAAGCTTTCAGTGCATTGGATGTAGCTAGTCGGGAGCGCATGCGGTATCTACTGCGGGAACTGGTTAAGGACCTGCATGTCACCGTCCTGAATGTTACCCACGATATGGAGGATGTTTGGACTCTTGCTGACCAAGTGGCGGTCTTACATGACGGGCAAATTCTGCAAACCGGCAAGCCGGAAGATGTTTTTAGCTGTCCCCAACCAGGATTTGTCGCCGAATTTCTCGGTGCTCGTAATATATTGCAAGGCACTGTTTTGACTTGTGATAAATCAGGTCTAACGCATATTTCCGTCGGACAGAACGGTCTTTACAGCACCGATCCTGCATCGATCGATGATCGGGTGCAGCTTTCCGTCCGCCCCGAAGAACTGGCCGTCGCTCGGAAACAGTTGCCGATTACTCTGCGCAATCAAATACCGGTAAGGATAGAAAGTCTGGAACGTCGAGGGCCCTTGGTCTTGATAATCGGAAAAGCTGCCGGATTTTCTCTCGAAGCCGCCGTAACGGTTGCTGGCGCTCAGGAACAGAATCTGAATATTGGCGATAACGTGGTATTTGCCTTTTCTGCAAATAGTTTGCGTATAATCTCTCGAGAGACGAAACATATTTGA
- a CDS encoding pyridoxamine 5'-phosphate oxidase family protein: MATLPEKVSSAWDNREAAIILTTVDAAGMPNSIYATCVSKYNEETLVVANNYFSKTLKNITAGSKGSILFITKEGKAYQVKGSIEYHTEGPIFTDMKSWNPVKHPGHAATALKIEEVYAGAEKLL, encoded by the coding sequence ATGGCCACACTACCTGAAAAAGTAAGCAGTGCCTGGGACAATCGAGAAGCGGCAATTATCCTCACTACCGTCGACGCAGCCGGAATGCCTAATTCAATTTATGCCACCTGTGTGTCAAAGTACAACGAAGAGACCCTGGTTGTTGCCAACAATTATTTTTCTAAGACATTAAAAAATATAACTGCTGGCAGCAAGGGATCGATCCTTTTCATTACAAAAGAGGGAAAGGCATACCAGGTGAAGGGCAGCATTGAGTACCACACCGAAGGCCCTATTTTTACAGATATGAAGAGCTGGAATCCAGTAAAGCATCCTGGCCATGCGGCAACGGCACTCAAGATTGAAGAGGTCTATGCAGGTGCAGAAAAACTGCTCTAG
- the recD gene encoding exodeoxyribonuclease V subunit alpha, protein MADNLLEKHFTEFLTGISGLAGEEALRFSGIISGLMQHLAGGSSCVELAKGELALLGKSTLSTQVAGIDETPLTPLVLYGRRLYLQRYFVYEARLARQLLDYASGQSVLRIDPDLLAATFPEELDEGEENHQQKAAEKALQTPFLVVSGGPGTGKTTTVVRILALLHHAIGHKLDVALAAPTGKAAQRLYESILGGADRLPEQLRRDVGEWLPEKAVTLHRLLGTQLNSTRFRHNRENPLGWDLVLLDEASMIDLAMMSKLVDALKPGGRLILLGDKDQLASVESGTVLATVISGLARCSAQLIKTYRFNDEIKAIAIATNAGNGHRAWQLLEKRAVEDWQAYIEGNYRKYISSVQMLSGSGAEDAFASLKKFMVLCGTRRGRRAVEGINQMVEEDLLRQGLRGSNSSWYIGRPILISQNDYNLGLYNGDIGICLPDEDGMLKVWFETGSGTFIRFLPVALSDYDTVFAMTVHKSQGSEFTEVMMVLPIEDNPVLCRELIYTGYYPGQGVCANGCGKTDIYCFACPF, encoded by the coding sequence ATGGCTGATAACTTATTAGAAAAACATTTCACTGAGTTTTTAACGGGTATTTCTGGCTTAGCAGGCGAAGAGGCCCTGAGGTTTTCTGGGATCATCTCTGGCCTGATGCAGCATCTTGCCGGTGGTAGTAGCTGTGTCGAATTGGCGAAGGGGGAGTTGGCTCTGCTCGGCAAAAGTACCCTGAGCACTCAGGTGGCCGGGATTGACGAGACTCCGCTAACGCCTCTTGTCCTCTATGGCAGACGACTCTATCTGCAGCGATACTTTGTCTATGAGGCCCGTCTTGCCCGGCAGTTACTTGACTATGCCTCTGGGCAGTCTGTTCTTCGGATAGATCCCGATCTGTTGGCCGCAACCTTTCCCGAAGAGCTGGACGAGGGTGAAGAAAACCATCAGCAAAAGGCCGCAGAGAAGGCACTGCAGACACCCTTTCTGGTGGTGTCGGGCGGGCCGGGTACGGGGAAAACCACCACCGTTGTTCGTATTCTTGCCCTTCTTCATCATGCCATTGGCCATAAACTTGATGTGGCCTTGGCTGCTCCGACGGGGAAGGCCGCTCAGCGTCTCTATGAATCGATTCTCGGCGGTGCCGACCGTCTACCCGAGCAGCTACGACGGGACGTTGGTGAGTGGCTTCCTGAAAAGGCGGTTACCCTGCATCGGCTTTTGGGGACTCAGTTAAACTCCACCAGATTTCGTCATAACAGAGAAAATCCCTTAGGTTGGGATCTGGTCCTTCTCGATGAGGCGTCGATGATTGATCTGGCCATGATGAGTAAACTTGTCGATGCCCTTAAGCCGGGCGGGCGTCTTATCTTATTGGGTGATAAGGATCAGTTAGCCTCGGTGGAGTCAGGAACTGTTCTGGCCACGGTGATATCCGGGCTTGCCCGTTGTAGCGCTCAGCTGATAAAGACCTATCGGTTCAACGATGAGATAAAGGCCATTGCCATCGCCACCAATGCCGGCAATGGCCATCGTGCCTGGCAGCTGCTGGAGAAGAGAGCTGTTGAGGATTGGCAGGCTTATATAGAGGGTAACTATCGAAAGTATATTAGCTCTGTGCAGATGCTTAGCGGCTCCGGGGCTGAGGATGCCTTTGCCTCACTGAAAAAATTTATGGTTCTCTGTGGCACCCGGAGGGGGAGGAGGGCGGTAGAGGGGATTAATCAAATGGTGGAGGAAGATCTGCTCCGGCAGGGCCTGAGGGGAAGCAATAGCTCTTGGTATATCGGTAGACCTATTTTAATTAGTCAAAATGACTATAACCTCGGCCTCTATAACGGCGATATTGGTATCTGTCTGCCGGATGAGGATGGCATGTTGAAGGTGTGGTTTGAAACGGGCAGTGGAACATTTATCCGTTTTCTTCCTGTTGCCCTTTCAGATTATGATACAGTTTTCGCCATGACGGTACATAAGAGTCAGGGCTCCGAGTTTACAGAGGTGATGATGGTTCTGCCCATCGAGGATAATCCCGTACTCTGTCGGGAGTTGATTTATACCGGGTATTACCCGGGCCAAGGAGTGTGTGCGAATGGTTGCGGAAAAACAGATATTTATTGCTTCGCTTGCCCGTTTTAA
- the modA gene encoding molybdate ABC transporter substrate-binding protein, which translates to MKNKICQTIWLILILLLTYMPCIAWSESEPLTVYSGAGLMKPMDELKADFEARYKIPVRIIYGGSGELFGMIAIRKAGDVFIPGAEKYIKDAINKGMARAKGQRSVCYHVPIIMVPAGNPGNVQSLQDLVRPGVRVALADAKAAAIGKVANSILKKNFLTEQVAKNVVVRPSTTNQLLIYIATHQVDACIAWGDQATWGEAKGKVEVVHIPPAQNTVKTIPAAIVTYSKQADKAQLFIDYIASPEGKVLWQKWGFPIDKAE; encoded by the coding sequence ATGAAAAACAAGATTTGTCAAACGATCTGGCTGATTTTAATTTTGCTATTAACGTACATGCCTTGTATCGCATGGAGCGAATCGGAACCGCTGACAGTCTATTCCGGAGCGGGCTTGATGAAGCCAATGGATGAACTCAAAGCCGATTTTGAAGCACGCTATAAAATTCCGGTGCGGATTATCTACGGCGGTTCCGGCGAACTGTTCGGTATGATCGCCATTCGTAAAGCAGGTGATGTTTTTATCCCGGGAGCTGAAAAATACATTAAGGACGCTATCAATAAAGGAATGGCTCGGGCCAAGGGACAACGTTCGGTCTGTTATCATGTGCCGATTATTATGGTACCGGCCGGCAATCCGGGGAACGTTCAATCCCTGCAGGACCTGGTCCGTCCCGGCGTACGTGTAGCCCTTGCTGACGCCAAGGCGGCTGCCATTGGCAAAGTGGCGAATAGTATTTTGAAAAAGAACTTCCTGACGGAGCAAGTTGCTAAAAACGTGGTGGTAAGGCCTAGCACTACCAATCAATTGTTGATCTATATTGCGACCCATCAGGTGGATGCTTGCATCGCCTGGGGAGATCAGGCTACCTGGGGTGAGGCTAAAGGCAAGGTCGAGGTTGTGCATATTCCGCCAGCTCAGAATACCGTCAAAACTATTCCAGCAGCAATAGTGACTTATTCCAAACAGGCAGATAAGGCACAGCTGTTCATCGATTACATCGCTTCACCTGAAGGCAAGGTGCTGTGGCAGAAATGGGGGTTCCCCATCGATAAGGCGGAATAA
- the rarD gene encoding EamA family transporter RarD — translation MQRYFGVLAAIAAFAMWGSLPIYWKQVAMVPALEVLCHRTAWSLLVTAIIVFSLGRWREVMAEMKRGGNIKILLSSALLLAANWLLYIWAVNSGYIIEASLGYFINPLINIGCGCLFFGERLRRGQILALFIASCAVIYLTVYYGRFPWIAITLAFSFAAYAVVHKKTTVSAVNALFIETVMLFLPAVAYIAWLQYTGVGSFLLHGRATTLFLVGAGVATTIPLLCFGYAAHNLRLATLGIFQYIAPSLSLVIGIFLYGEDFPAQRMVGFCLIWLAILLYMGESFYQRNKQNKALGHGE, via the coding sequence ATGCAAAGATATTTTGGCGTATTGGCGGCAATAGCTGCCTTTGCCATGTGGGGAAGTTTGCCTATCTATTGGAAGCAGGTGGCCATGGTGCCTGCTCTGGAGGTACTCTGTCATAGAACGGCCTGGTCACTTTTGGTCACGGCAATTATAGTTTTTTCTCTTGGCCGCTGGCGGGAGGTTATGGCCGAGATGAAGAGAGGGGGGAATATAAAAATTCTCCTCAGTAGTGCTCTTTTGCTAGCCGCCAACTGGTTATTATATATTTGGGCGGTTAATTCGGGCTATATCATCGAGGCGAGTCTCGGTTATTTTATAAACCCTCTGATTAATATAGGTTGTGGCTGTCTCTTTTTTGGAGAACGATTGCGCCGAGGTCAGATTCTGGCACTTTTCATTGCAAGCTGTGCTGTGATTTATCTTACCGTCTATTACGGAAGATTTCCGTGGATAGCTATTACCCTTGCCTTTAGCTTTGCCGCCTATGCTGTGGTTCATAAAAAGACGACCGTCTCGGCAGTTAATGCCCTCTTTATAGAAACTGTCATGCTCTTTTTGCCGGCAGTAGCTTATATAGCTTGGCTTCAGTATACGGGGGTGGGCTCATTCTTGCTCCATGGCAGGGCAACAACGTTATTTTTAGTAGGGGCAGGAGTCGCAACCACCATCCCTCTGCTCTGTTTTGGTTATGCCGCCCATAACCTACGACTGGCAACTCTGGGGATTTTTCAATATATTGCCCCGAGTCTCAGCCTTGTCATTGGTATTTTTCTTTACGGGGAAGATTTTCCCGCTCAACGAATGGTGGGCTTTTGTCTTATTTGGCTGGCGATTCTTTTGTATATGGGCGAGAGCTTTTATCAACGCAATAAACAAAATAAGGCTCTAGGTCACGGGGAGTAG
- the recB gene encoding exodeoxyribonuclease V subunit beta has translation MSYKAGTPDPIIFDVAKTPMERGVNFIEASAGTGKTYAIGMLVLRAICEQDIGIDRILIVTFTRAAAEELRSRVRARLVEARDLLQGRHEDASLRAWQEHAVKDEGVARRFISRLQLAIVNIDRAGIFTIHSFCQRMLSEQALESGQLFRMDLLTSLDDLRLRAAEDFWRIHVYSLSPWSCSLVMGQWSSPADLLANAFVHLHGDTRIEPEVEDISLLWQNLEGAIARMKEWWLGSGTALQEALAEACGEDKFKKAFVADFAGSFRACEKFFLGQAEKFPANLSWLTVAGLKVEINGNKFRGKKKDEIDPFLNSMGLPEMAATELLELKKQLFIGYRIFFAGELERGVGRQLQEHGSISFDQLISRLAAGLCGEETHLQTALQARYDLALIDEFQDTDNEQWHIFSKLFASKKHSLYLIGDPKQAIYKFRGADIYSYFTARTKTDYFYSLDTNYRSHRDLVRGVNGLFAGSDDPFLFKEEGLLYYPVKSGKSRDVYLVDAEKKPLVPFVYLQLEENDDDKKGKWSSALARTAIRGDIVAETLHLLSISEPTSIHKLNRDGQSIYQPLRPQDIAVLVRSNSQAEAYQQAFLQVGVPAIIAGRKTIFETDESHELLLLLQAIIDHDDLRLLKTAMTISLFACTGDDIMAIWQDEQAVAEWYNVFLQCYHLWSERGVLTMLYFLVDSKELFANLVQFSQPERRIANFTHLFEVLQQAETAANLGPRQSLLWLRSALTGKQKNDAFELRLESDEEALQIVTMHSSKGLQYPVVFCPDLYGRSARIKNEKNVISCHDGGAVIDFGSEHFSERRERACREELAEDLRLAYVALTRAELRSYTYWADISARGAGVDASLNSALGHLLFAGDDIDYEEQQERLKVLARESGALFQHVSAEPATCSSYGAERRVKSLATRPHRPRLLATDWQMTSYSALASLGDHAPVVQFDRDALADAPRIAFAELPKGARFGNAVHDLLEKCAFADLVLHADDLHVQGMMEQKCEEYGLQLDQELFTQLFVQACSTPLFAGGFSLADLSRSRCLKEMEFYLRLAHINLAEINTILADEPTVQAISAKKMRGYMTGFIDLVCQHEGKYYVVDYKSNYLGELQSDYSGDSLVQVMAAHNYGLQYYIYSLVLHQHLQTFVEGYSYEEHFGGVMYLFVRGMDPDIAGSGVFATRPARGLIEALDRLIGGGEE, from the coding sequence ATGAGTTATAAAGCAGGAACGCCTGATCCGATTATCTTTGATGTGGCCAAAACACCCATGGAGAGAGGGGTTAATTTTATAGAGGCCAGTGCCGGGACAGGAAAGACCTATGCCATTGGTATGCTGGTCTTGCGGGCCATATGCGAGCAGGATATTGGCATTGATCGTATTCTTATTGTCACCTTTACCCGGGCGGCGGCCGAGGAGCTGCGTTCTCGGGTGCGGGCCCGTTTGGTGGAGGCCCGTGATCTTTTGCAGGGACGGCATGAGGATGCGAGTCTTCGTGCCTGGCAGGAGCATGCGGTAAAGGATGAGGGTGTGGCTCGACGCTTTATCTCTCGTCTGCAGCTGGCCATTGTCAATATTGACCGGGCAGGTATTTTCACCATCCACAGTTTTTGTCAGCGGATGCTCAGTGAGCAGGCCCTGGAAAGTGGTCAGCTCTTTAGGATGGATCTGCTTACCAGTCTCGATGACCTGCGTCTCCGGGCCGCCGAAGATTTTTGGCGTATTCATGTCTACTCCCTGTCTCCCTGGTCTTGTTCTTTGGTAATGGGCCAGTGGTCTTCTCCGGCGGATCTGCTCGCCAACGCCTTTGTCCATCTCCATGGCGATACCCGGATAGAACCAGAGGTGGAAGATATCTCTCTTCTTTGGCAAAATCTCGAAGGAGCCATCGCCAGGATGAAGGAGTGGTGGCTCGGTTCGGGTACCGCCCTGCAGGAGGCCCTGGCCGAGGCCTGTGGCGAAGACAAGTTTAAGAAGGCCTTTGTCGCAGACTTTGCCGGCTCTTTCCGGGCCTGTGAAAAGTTCTTTCTGGGGCAGGCAGAAAAATTTCCGGCAAATCTCTCCTGGCTGACCGTGGCCGGGTTGAAGGTTGAGATAAACGGCAATAAGTTTCGTGGTAAGAAAAAGGATGAGATCGACCCCTTTCTTAACAGCATGGGTCTGCCCGAAATGGCGGCCACGGAGTTACTGGAGCTCAAGAAGCAGCTCTTTATCGGCTACCGTATATTCTTTGCCGGAGAGCTGGAGCGAGGGGTAGGGCGGCAGCTGCAGGAGCATGGCTCCATCTCCTTTGATCAGCTTATTTCCCGTCTCGCAGCTGGGCTCTGCGGTGAGGAGACCCATTTGCAGACGGCCCTGCAAGCCCGTTATGATCTGGCCTTGATCGATGAGTTTCAGGATACTGATAACGAGCAGTGGCATATCTTCTCCAAGCTCTTTGCCTCGAAAAAGCACAGCCTCTACCTCATCGGTGACCCCAAACAGGCCATCTATAAGTTTCGTGGTGCCGATATCTATTCATATTTTACTGCCCGAACCAAGACGGATTATTTTTATAGTCTTGATACGAACTATCGCTCCCACCGGGACCTGGTCCGGGGGGTAAATGGTCTCTTCGCGGGCTCCGATGACCCCTTTCTCTTTAAGGAGGAGGGCCTGCTCTACTATCCGGTCAAATCGGGTAAGAGTAGGGATGTCTACCTGGTTGATGCCGAGAAGAAGCCCCTTGTCCCCTTTGTCTATCTACAGCTTGAGGAGAATGACGATGATAAAAAGGGCAAGTGGAGCTCGGCCCTGGCTAGAACTGCCATTCGCGGGGACATTGTTGCGGAAACTCTCCATCTTCTCTCGATCAGCGAGCCCACCTCCATCCATAAGCTGAACAGGGATGGTCAGTCGATTTATCAGCCCCTTCGTCCTCAGGATATAGCCGTTCTGGTGCGTTCAAATAGTCAGGCCGAGGCCTATCAGCAGGCCTTTTTGCAGGTGGGTGTTCCTGCCATTATTGCCGGGCGCAAGACTATCTTTGAAACCGATGAGAGCCATGAACTCCTGCTCCTTCTGCAGGCAATCATTGACCACGACGACCTACGTCTGCTGAAAACGGCCATGACCATCTCCCTCTTTGCCTGTACGGGGGATGATATCATGGCAATCTGGCAGGATGAGCAGGCGGTGGCGGAGTGGTATAATGTTTTCCTGCAGTGCTATCATCTTTGGTCCGAGCGTGGGGTGCTGACCATGCTCTATTTTCTGGTTGATAGCAAAGAGCTCTTTGCCAATTTGGTCCAGTTCTCTCAGCCGGAGAGACGTATTGCCAACTTTACCCATCTCTTTGAGGTCTTGCAGCAGGCGGAAACTGCTGCCAATTTGGGTCCACGTCAGAGTCTTCTCTGGTTGCGCTCAGCTCTTACGGGGAAACAAAAAAACGATGCCTTTGAACTGCGGCTTGAAAGTGATGAAGAGGCCCTGCAGATTGTGACCATGCACAGCTCAAAGGGGCTGCAGTATCCCGTTGTCTTTTGCCCCGATCTCTACGGCCGCTCTGCCCGTATTAAAAACGAGAAGAACGTTATCTCCTGTCATGATGGTGGCGCTGTTATCGATTTTGGTTCCGAACATTTTTCTGAACGTCGGGAGCGGGCCTGTCGGGAGGAGTTGGCCGAAGATCTGCGACTTGCCTATGTTGCCCTGACCCGGGCCGAACTTCGTTCTTATACCTATTGGGCGGATATAAGTGCCCGGGGCGCCGGGGTAGATGCCTCCCTTAATTCAGCCCTTGGCCATCTTCTCTTTGCCGGTGACGATATTGACTATGAGGAACAGCAGGAGCGTTTAAAGGTGCTTGCCAGAGAAAGTGGCGCTCTCTTTCAGCACGTTTCGGCAGAGCCTGCCACCTGCTCTTCCTATGGCGCAGAGAGGAGAGTAAAGAGCCTGGCTACCCGTCCCCACCGCCCCCGCCTTTTGGCAACAGATTGGCAGATGACCAGTTATTCGGCCCTGGCCTCCCTCGGCGATCATGCCCCCGTCGTTCAGTTTGACAGGGATGCGCTGGCAGATGCGCCGCGTATCGCCTTTGCCGAACTGCCCAAGGGCGCTCGCTTCGGTAATGCGGTCCATGATCTCCTGGAGAAGTGTGCTTTTGCCGATCTTGTCCTACATGCCGATGATCTCCATGTTCAGGGTATGATGGAGCAAAAATGCGAGGAGTACGGTCTGCAGCTCGATCAGGAGCTCTTCACCCAACTCTTTGTCCAGGCGTGTTCCACTCCTCTCTTTGCAGGAGGTTTTTCCCTAGCCGATTTGAGCCGGAGCCGCTGCCTGAAGGAGATGGAGTTTTACCTGCGCCTAGCCCATATTAATTTGGCTGAGATAAACACCATCCTCGCAGATGAGCCGACGGTGCAGGCCATATCTGCTAAAAAGATGAGGGGCTATATGACGGGCTTTATAGATCTTGTCTGTCAGCACGAGGGCAAATACTATGTGGTGGATTATAAGAGTAACTATCTGGGCGAACTGCAGAGCGATTATAGCGGTGATAGTCTGGTGCAGGTAATGGCCGCTCATAATTATGGACTGCAGTACTATATTTACAGCCTTGTTCTGCATCAGCATCTTCAGACCTTTGTTGAGGGATACTCCTATGAGGAACATTTTGGTGGGGTTATGTATCTCTTTGTTCGTGGCATGGATCCGGATATTGCTGGTAGTGGTGTCTTTGCCACCAGGCCTGCCAGAGGGCTCATTGAGGCCCTTGATCGTCTTATTGGCGGAGGAGAAGAGTAA
- a CDS encoding ABC transporter permease, producing MGNRIFKAILAGVTVVFVGMLLWAMLSLIFMPSWAEVVESALSEEMLYSIWLSLTTSAISVAVVMFLAVSIGYVLARFRFPGHQLLRTVVDLPMAFPELVLGLCLLLLFGQEPLAGWLKQIGIDIVFSKNGIVIAQIFTAAPYATRVVYAAFCSINPRYEMVARSLGCGQWTAFWKVTLPMAKGGLFAGAVIAFSRCMGCFGTVLILAGGTRMFTETLPITLYLNISYGNLGMAMTSGIILILISLGAIVTFEVLTHEVVL from the coding sequence ATGGGTAATCGCATTTTTAAGGCCATCCTGGCAGGTGTCACTGTGGTATTTGTCGGAATGCTGTTGTGGGCGATGCTATCGCTCATTTTTATGCCAAGCTGGGCCGAGGTGGTCGAAAGTGCCCTATCCGAAGAGATGCTTTACAGCATTTGGCTTTCTCTGACCACTAGTGCTATTTCTGTAGCGGTGGTCATGTTTCTGGCGGTCAGCATCGGCTATGTATTGGCACGTTTCCGTTTCCCCGGCCACCAGTTGTTAAGAACAGTGGTCGATCTGCCGATGGCCTTTCCTGAACTGGTTCTGGGTCTTTGCCTACTGCTGCTGTTTGGGCAAGAGCCACTGGCCGGGTGGTTAAAACAGATAGGAATAGATATCGTATTCAGTAAAAACGGCATCGTCATTGCCCAGATATTCACTGCCGCTCCTTACGCCACCCGTGTGGTTTATGCAGCTTTTTGCAGCATCAATCCCCGTTATGAAATGGTAGCTCGCAGTCTTGGTTGCGGGCAATGGACGGCATTTTGGAAGGTGACTTTGCCCATGGCCAAAGGTGGGCTGTTCGCCGGCGCAGTGATTGCTTTTTCCCGGTGTATGGGGTGTTTCGGGACGGTGCTCATCTTGGCCGGCGGCACCCGTATGTTCACGGAAACCTTGCCTATTACCCTGTATCTCAATATTTCCTATGGCAACCTCGGCATGGCTATGACCTCCGGTATAATACTGATTTTGATTTCTCTGGGCGCAATCGTTACTTTCGAGGTACTCACTCACGAGGTAGTTTTATGA